A portion of the Achromobacter sp. MFA1 R4 genome contains these proteins:
- a CDS encoding acyl-CoA dehydrogenase, which produces MTGLITDRELQFLLYELLNTRELIQRPRYQALADDVLDATLDAARRLASEVFAPHYAKGDQHQPEFVDGTARVIPETARAWSAFAEAGFLNAHWDEDEGGTQLPETVFRAAMALFFGSNVATMGYPFLTIGAANLLRAFGTPELKSRYLEAMGDGRCAGTMCLTEPGQGSALGDIKAYAVPQDDGSYRVVGQKMFISGGDQNFTRNIVHMVLARIQGAPAGAGGISLFLVPKWLVDDTGSPCERNDVALAGLLHKMGWRNTTSTVLSFGEQGGARGYLIGAPGQGLAHMFHMMNEARIGVGLIAASLAYRGYAESLAYARDRHQGRLPSSKTPGSPQVRLVEHADVRRLLLAQKAYAEGALGLCLYASSLFEDQHTHQDAQRRQHAAMLLDVLTPVVKSWPARYGCVANDMAIQVLGGSGYTNEYTVEQLYRDQRLNPIHEGAEAIHGLDLLARKIRLHDGAGLALFCSVVRDTVEAARQEAALAGAAALLESVLTKLEGVSAALLRMQGQDIDLALANATVYLDVFGKVAVGWIWLQQALVATRALAADPARDAAYYQGKLAAQRYFFDWDLRAAFPILERLAAFDRTAFDMNEEWFQ; this is translated from the coding sequence ATGACCGGATTAATCACCGATCGGGAACTGCAATTCCTGCTTTATGAGTTGCTGAACACCCGCGAACTTATTCAGCGGCCTCGTTATCAGGCCCTTGCTGATGACGTGCTGGATGCCACGCTGGACGCGGCCAGGCGACTCGCTTCCGAAGTGTTTGCCCCGCATTACGCCAAGGGCGACCAGCATCAACCTGAGTTCGTGGATGGCACAGCCCGTGTCATCCCGGAAACCGCCCGTGCCTGGAGCGCATTCGCAGAAGCGGGGTTTCTCAATGCCCACTGGGATGAGGACGAAGGCGGTACGCAGCTGCCGGAAACGGTCTTTAGGGCGGCGATGGCGCTCTTTTTTGGCAGCAACGTCGCGACAATGGGCTATCCCTTCCTCACGATCGGTGCCGCCAACTTGTTGAGGGCTTTCGGTACGCCGGAACTCAAGTCGCGGTACCTGGAGGCCATGGGTGACGGACGTTGTGCCGGCACGATGTGCCTGACAGAGCCGGGTCAGGGATCGGCCCTCGGGGACATCAAGGCCTACGCCGTGCCGCAGGACGACGGCAGCTATCGTGTGGTCGGCCAGAAGATGTTCATCTCCGGGGGCGACCAGAACTTCACGCGGAACATCGTGCACATGGTGCTCGCCCGCATTCAGGGAGCGCCAGCCGGTGCTGGCGGCATCTCGCTTTTCCTGGTGCCGAAGTGGCTTGTGGACGATACGGGCTCGCCGTGCGAGCGCAATGACGTGGCGCTGGCCGGCCTGCTGCACAAGATGGGCTGGCGCAACACGACCTCCACGGTGCTGTCGTTTGGTGAGCAAGGCGGCGCGCGCGGCTACCTGATCGGCGCACCTGGGCAGGGCCTGGCTCACATGTTCCACATGATGAACGAGGCGCGCATCGGCGTCGGACTCATTGCGGCGTCGCTTGCCTATCGGGGGTACGCCGAGTCGCTGGCCTATGCCCGCGACCGTCACCAAGGGCGTCTGCCTTCTTCCAAGACGCCAGGGTCGCCCCAGGTGCGTTTGGTCGAGCACGCCGACGTGCGCCGTCTGCTGCTCGCCCAGAAGGCCTACGCCGAGGGCGCGCTGGGGCTGTGTCTTTACGCCAGCTCGCTCTTTGAGGACCAGCACACCCATCAGGATGCGCAGCGCCGCCAACACGCCGCGATGTTGCTCGACGTGCTTACCCCGGTTGTGAAATCCTGGCCTGCGCGTTACGGCTGCGTCGCCAACGACATGGCCATCCAGGTGCTGGGCGGTTCGGGTTACACCAACGAGTACACCGTCGAGCAGCTCTATCGAGACCAGCGGCTGAACCCCATTCACGAGGGGGCCGAGGCGATTCACGGCCTGGACCTGCTTGCGCGCAAGATCCGCTTGCACGATGGCGCCGGACTGGCGCTGTTCTGCTCGGTTGTTCGAGACACGGTCGAGGCGGCCAGGCAGGAAGCCGCACTCGCTGGCGCTGCCGCGCTGCTCGAGAGCGTCCTGACCAAACTCGAGGGCGTGTCGGCAGCGTTGCTGCGCATGCAGGGGCAGGACATCGACCTGGCCCTGGCCAACGCCACGGTCTACCTGGACGTCTTCGGCAAGGTGGCCGTGGGGTGGATCTGGCTCCAGCAGGCCCTGGTCGCCACGCGCGCGCTAGCTGCTGACCCGGCGCGCGATGCCGCTTACTACCAAGGGAAGTTGGCTGCGCAACGCTATTTCTTCGACTGGGATTTGCGCGCCGCATTCCCGATCCTGGAGCGGCTCGCGGCGTTCGACCGCACCGCGTTCGACATGAACGAGGAGTGGTTCCAATGA
- a CDS encoding TetR/AcrR family transcriptional regulator, with protein sequence MRSELSPDFSFADFRRASPIDADNVYELVLQRQSHRMTVRRSGTVIENLKRVVGATFRIANRSGFAAMSLRDLCKESGLSMGGLYGYISTKDDLAAMIEDVVRHASEAIPAWFEGLEDGQASLEATLRGHIYLSEILHPWFYFVFMDSRVLPARQKSVAKSAELHFQNRLAERALASGNYDAETTTLYASHALALAQDWYVKRWKYAKLGIGIDEFADSVIQILRAQSSRPLAPASDF encoded by the coding sequence ATGCGGTCAGAACTTTCGCCCGACTTCTCTTTCGCGGATTTCCGCCGCGCTTCGCCCATTGATGCGGACAATGTCTACGAGTTGGTGCTGCAGCGGCAGAGCCACCGAATGACGGTGCGCCGTTCTGGCACCGTCATCGAGAATCTCAAGCGCGTCGTGGGCGCCACCTTCCGAATCGCCAATCGATCCGGCTTCGCCGCGATGTCGCTGCGAGACCTGTGCAAGGAATCAGGTCTGTCCATGGGCGGGCTGTACGGCTACATCAGTACCAAGGACGACTTGGCTGCCATGATCGAGGACGTCGTGCGCCACGCCAGCGAAGCGATTCCCGCCTGGTTCGAGGGCTTGGAAGACGGACAGGCCAGCCTCGAAGCCACACTGCGCGGGCACATCTACCTGTCGGAGATCCTTCACCCTTGGTTCTACTTCGTCTTCATGGACTCGCGAGTGCTGCCCGCCCGGCAGAAATCAGTCGCGAAGTCCGCCGAGCTGCATTTCCAGAATCGCCTCGCCGAGCGGGCTTTGGCATCAGGCAACTACGACGCGGAGACAACCACGCTTTATGCATCGCATGCCCTTGCCCTGGCGCAAGACTGGTACGTCAAGCGGTGGAAGTACGCCAAGCTTGGGATAGGCATTGACGAGTTTGCCGACAGCGTCATCCAGATCCTCCGTGCTCAGTCATCAAGACCGCTCGCGCCAGCGAGTGATTTTTAA
- a CDS encoding zinc-dependent alcohol dehydrogenase family protein, whose translation MTMQALILNRYNGPLELTDIAMPQPADGQVRVRIAASGLNPLDTKIRAGSAAHARHPLPLVLGIDMAGVVDAVGPGVTTFRVGDEVYGMTGGVGGIQGSLAEYAVVDADLLAIKPVNLSMREAAALPLAFITSYSGIVDRARLQAGQTVLVQGGAGGVGHVSVQLARALGAQVFATASLRDHDFVARLGATPIDYQSQPVEKYVASFTQGVGFDLVVDTVGGPSLDAAFAAVKHFGHVVSALGWGTHALAPLSFREATYSGIFTLYPLLTGQHRAHHGAMLREATRLVEAGKLMPNLDPRRFDLRSAEVAYDAISNATARGKIVVDVA comes from the coding sequence ATGACCATGCAAGCGCTCATTCTCAACCGTTATAACGGCCCGCTTGAATTGACCGACATCGCGATGCCCCAGCCGGCCGACGGCCAAGTACGAGTGCGCATCGCCGCCAGCGGCCTCAATCCGCTGGATACCAAGATTCGTGCTGGCAGCGCGGCGCACGCAAGGCATCCGCTGCCCTTGGTGCTTGGCATCGATATGGCGGGCGTGGTCGATGCGGTCGGGCCCGGCGTGACCACTTTCCGGGTCGGCGATGAGGTCTATGGCATGACGGGCGGCGTGGGTGGCATCCAGGGATCGCTGGCCGAGTATGCGGTGGTGGATGCGGACCTGCTCGCCATCAAGCCGGTAAACCTGTCGATGCGTGAAGCCGCGGCGCTGCCCCTGGCGTTTATCACGTCATATTCGGGCATCGTCGACCGCGCGCGCCTGCAGGCCGGTCAAACCGTGCTGGTGCAAGGCGGCGCGGGCGGTGTCGGCCACGTGTCGGTGCAACTGGCGCGTGCGCTGGGCGCGCAGGTTTTTGCCACGGCCAGTTTGCGTGACCATGATTTTGTTGCGCGCCTGGGCGCAACGCCCATCGACTACCAGTCACAGCCGGTTGAGAAGTATGTGGCCTCGTTCACGCAGGGCGTTGGCTTCGATCTTGTCGTGGACACGGTGGGTGGCCCATCGCTTGATGCTGCGTTCGCCGCGGTGAAGCACTTTGGGCATGTCGTCAGCGCCCTGGGATGGGGTACGCATGCGTTGGCGCCGCTGTCGTTCCGCGAGGCCACGTACTCAGGCATATTCACCCTGTATCCGCTTCTCACGGGGCAGCACCGCGCCCATCACGGCGCCATGTTGCGCGAAGCCACTCGGCTGGTTGAAGCCGGCAAGCTCATGCCAAATCTCGATCCCCGCCGTTTCGACCTGCGCTCGGCAGAGGTCGCCTACGACGCTATCTCGAACGCAACCGCGCGGGGGAAGATCGTGGTGGACGTGGCATGA
- a CDS encoding LysR family transcriptional regulator, whose product MNDMLLEWSDVRVFLAIARCGTLGGAAKQLGQTQPTMGRRLRALEESLGHTLFQRTSDGFVLTDDGAAVLAYAERMEEEALGFTRALTGKETQLSGMLRVSSSDWFGIHVLTPVFARFLARHPGITLELLTDSRLYNLARHEADLLFRITPFEEPDVIQRKLMRIDYALYGHVDLAPPSRGNGDGQTLISMDSAFGSLPDVEWAKRILPGARIVFGSNNRSVQARMCAEKAGFAVLPCPLGDVTPDIRRIDLGEAPPGRDVWLGYHRDLRRVARLRALLDVTIEALGKS is encoded by the coding sequence ATGAATGACATGCTCCTGGAGTGGAGCGACGTGCGCGTCTTTCTGGCGATTGCCCGCTGCGGCACCCTGGGCGGCGCGGCAAAGCAGCTAGGCCAGACCCAGCCCACCATGGGACGCAGGTTGCGCGCGCTTGAAGAATCGCTTGGGCACACGCTGTTTCAGCGCACGAGCGATGGCTTCGTCCTGACCGATGACGGCGCGGCGGTGCTGGCCTACGCGGAACGAATGGAAGAAGAAGCGCTGGGCTTCACCCGTGCACTGACCGGAAAAGAGACCCAACTGAGCGGAATGCTGCGGGTCTCGTCATCGGACTGGTTCGGCATACACGTGCTTACGCCCGTGTTCGCGCGCTTTCTGGCGCGGCATCCGGGCATCACGCTGGAGCTGCTCACGGATTCGCGTCTTTACAACCTGGCTCGGCACGAGGCGGATCTCTTGTTCCGCATTACGCCGTTCGAGGAGCCTGACGTCATCCAACGCAAGCTGATGCGCATCGACTATGCGCTTTATGGGCACGTCGATCTGGCCCCACCGTCACGCGGGAACGGTGACGGCCAAACGCTGATCAGCATGGACAGCGCATTCGGCTCGTTGCCCGACGTCGAATGGGCCAAGCGGATACTGCCGGGAGCAAGGATTGTGTTCGGCAGCAATAATCGTAGTGTTCAAGCACGCATGTGTGCCGAGAAAGCGGGCTTTGCGGTATTGCCCTGCCCGCTGGGCGACGTCACGCCGGACATTCGACGAATCGATTTGGGCGAAGCGCCTCCGGGCCGCGATGTCTGGCTAGGCTATCACCGCGACCTTCGTCGCGTTGCGCGACTGCGTGCACTTCTGGACGTCACGATCGAGGCATTGGGGAAGTCGTAA
- a CDS encoding zinc ribbon domain-containing protein, whose translation MPLYDYRCQDCGEFSVMRSLSQWRDPAPCPDCGGACERFVSGAPAVSALSSAMNRARAVNERAAHEPRSTRGGHGMGCGCCSGGKATGKTRQTADGGKTFAGARPWMISH comes from the coding sequence ATGCCGCTCTATGACTATCGCTGCCAGGACTGCGGCGAGTTCTCCGTGATGAGGTCGCTGTCGCAATGGCGCGACCCCGCGCCGTGCCCCGATTGCGGGGGCGCCTGCGAGCGCTTCGTCAGCGGCGCGCCGGCGGTCTCGGCGCTGTCCTCGGCCATGAACCGCGCGCGCGCCGTCAATGAACGCGCCGCGCATGAGCCCCGTAGCACGCGTGGCGGGCACGGGATGGGGTGCGGGTGTTGCTCGGGGGGGAAGGCGACCGGAAAGACACGGCAGACCGCGGATGGGGGGAAGACCTTTGCGGGCGCGCGGCCGTGGATGATCAGTCACTGA
- the fmdA gene encoding formamidase, producing the protein MPETLIKVDLAQSPYENEGVHNRWHPDIPMATWVKPGDDFVLETYDWTGGAIKNDDDASDVRDVDLSTVHFLSGPVGVEGAEPGDLLVVDLLDIGAKDESLWGFNGFFSKNNGGGFLTEHFPSAQKSIWDFEGMFTTSRHIPGVRFAGLIHPGLIGCLPDQALLDKWNEREQKLIDSDPERVPPLANPPAPKTAHMGKLKGAERERAAATGARTVPPREHGGNCDIKDLSRGSRVFFPVYVQGGGLSVGDLHFSQGDGEITFCGAIEMAGWVHMRVSLIKGGMAKYGIRNPIFKPSPITPNYKDYLIFEGISVDEGGKQHYLDVHIAYRQACLNAIEYLKKFGYSGAQAYSILGTAPVQGHISGVVDIPNACATLWLPTEIFEIDIQPNALGDVPQIVRGMDMPIAKDL; encoded by the coding sequence ATGCCCGAAACCCTGATCAAGGTCGACCTGGCCCAATCCCCCTACGAAAACGAAGGCGTGCACAATCGCTGGCATCCCGATATCCCCATGGCGACGTGGGTCAAGCCGGGCGATGACTTCGTGCTTGAAACCTACGACTGGACCGGCGGCGCGATCAAGAACGATGACGATGCCTCCGACGTGCGCGACGTGGACCTGTCCACGGTGCACTTCCTGTCCGGTCCGGTCGGCGTCGAAGGCGCCGAGCCTGGCGATCTGCTGGTGGTGGACCTGCTGGACATCGGCGCCAAAGACGAAAGCCTGTGGGGCTTCAATGGCTTTTTCAGCAAGAACAATGGCGGCGGCTTTCTGACCGAACACTTCCCTTCCGCGCAGAAATCGATCTGGGATTTCGAAGGCATGTTCACGACCTCGCGCCATATCCCTGGCGTGCGCTTCGCGGGCCTGATCCATCCGGGCCTGATCGGCTGCCTGCCGGACCAGGCGCTGCTGGACAAGTGGAATGAGCGTGAACAGAAGCTGATTGACAGCGATCCCGAGCGCGTTCCGCCCCTGGCCAATCCGCCGGCGCCCAAGACGGCGCATATGGGCAAGCTCAAGGGCGCCGAGCGCGAGCGCGCCGCCGCCACCGGCGCACGTACCGTGCCGCCGCGCGAACACGGCGGCAACTGCGACATCAAGGATCTGTCGCGCGGTTCGCGGGTGTTCTTTCCGGTGTACGTCCAAGGCGGCGGCCTGTCGGTCGGCGACCTGCACTTCTCGCAGGGCGATGGCGAGATCACCTTCTGCGGCGCGATCGAAATGGCGGGTTGGGTACACATGCGGGTGTCGCTCATCAAGGGCGGCATGGCCAAGTACGGCATACGCAATCCCATCTTCAAGCCCAGCCCCATCACGCCCAACTACAAGGACTATCTGATCTTCGAAGGCATTTCGGTCGATGAAGGCGGCAAGCAGCACTACCTGGACGTGCACATCGCCTATCGCCAGGCCTGCCTGAACGCCATCGAATACCTGAAGAAGTTCGGCTATTCGGGCGCACAGGCGTATTCGATCCTGGGCACGGCGCCGGTGCAGGGCCACATCAGCGGCGTGGTGGACATTCCCAATGCCTGCGCGACGTTGTGGCTGCCGACCGAGATCTTTGAAATCGATATCCAACCCAACGCGCTGGGCGACGTGCCGCAGATAGTGCGTGGCATGGATATGCCCATCGCCAAAGACCTTTGA
- the urtE gene encoding urea ABC transporter ATP-binding subunit UrtE, protein MFNIAGLVSGYGQSKVIHGVDMAVAAGEIVAVMGRNGMGKTTLFKTMMGMLPTMQGSISLDGKALERLESHQRVRSGVAYVPQGRMIFPTLTVEENIRTGMRGRALRNTIPEDIYALFPVLHEMRGRRGGDLSGGQQQQLAIARALVTNPRVLLLDEPTEGIQPSIIKDIARSLLEIRKLRNLAIVVSEQVLSFTMQIADRLIVIDKGRFVHEDPRERVDEKTISKYLSV, encoded by the coding sequence ATGTTCAATATCGCTGGCCTGGTGTCAGGCTATGGCCAAAGCAAAGTCATCCACGGTGTCGACATGGCCGTGGCTGCCGGCGAGATCGTCGCCGTGATGGGCCGAAACGGCATGGGCAAGACCACGCTGTTCAAGACCATGATGGGCATGCTGCCCACCATGCAGGGCTCGATCTCGCTGGACGGCAAGGCGCTCGAACGCCTGGAGAGCCATCAGCGCGTGCGCAGCGGAGTCGCTTACGTGCCGCAGGGCCGCATGATCTTCCCCACGCTGACCGTCGAAGAGAACATCCGCACCGGCATGCGCGGGCGGGCATTGCGCAACACCATTCCGGAAGACATCTACGCGCTGTTTCCGGTGTTGCACGAGATGCGCGGCCGGCGCGGCGGTGATCTTTCGGGCGGGCAGCAACAGCAGCTTGCCATCGCCCGCGCTTTGGTCACTAACCCGCGCGTGCTGCTGCTGGACGAGCCCACCGAGGGCATACAGCCGTCCATCATCAAGGACATCGCCCGCAGCCTGCTGGAAATCCGCAAGCTGCGCAATCTGGCCATCGTGGTGTCCGAGCAAGTCTTGAGTTTCACCATGCAGATCGCCGACCGGCTCATCGTGATCGACAAGGGCCGCTTCGTGCACGAAGACCCGCGCGAGCGCGTTGACGAGAAAACGATCAGCAAGTACCTGTCTGTCTGA
- the urtD gene encoding urea ABC transporter ATP-binding protein UrtD yields the protein MNPSEFALYIEGLTVSFNGFVAVNDLNLYVDQGELRVVIGPNGAGKTTLLDLICGRTKATAGSIRFKDTELTGLAEYEIVRAGVGRKFQTPSIYETLSVRENLEVSFPAGRSVLGALTFRRSAAVIERVEQVAEEIFLADHLDRSAELLSHGQKQWLEIGMLLMQEPELMMLDEPVAGMSVSERERTAELLNRISRNRSLIVIEHDMEFVKNIAHKVTVLHQGRVLAEGSMDKVQSDPRVVEVYLGH from the coding sequence ATGAACCCATCAGAGTTCGCGTTGTACATCGAAGGCCTGACCGTCTCGTTCAACGGCTTTGTCGCCGTCAATGACCTGAACCTGTATGTCGACCAGGGAGAGCTGCGCGTGGTCATCGGCCCCAATGGCGCCGGCAAGACCACGCTGCTGGATCTGATCTGCGGCCGCACCAAGGCCACCGCCGGCTCCATCCGCTTCAAGGACACGGAGCTGACGGGCCTGGCCGAGTACGAAATCGTGCGCGCCGGCGTGGGCCGCAAGTTCCAGACCCCTTCCATCTATGAAACCCTGTCCGTTCGCGAGAACCTGGAAGTGTCGTTCCCGGCCGGGCGCAGCGTGCTGGGCGCGCTGACCTTCCGGCGCAGTGCGGCCGTCATCGAACGGGTCGAACAGGTGGCCGAAGAGATCTTCCTTGCCGATCACCTCGACCGCTCGGCGGAGTTGCTTTCGCACGGCCAGAAGCAATGGCTGGAAATCGGCATGCTGCTGATGCAGGAGCCCGAGCTGATGATGCTGGACGAACCGGTGGCCGGCATGAGCGTTTCCGAGCGCGAGCGCACCGCCGAACTGCTCAACCGCATCAGCCGCAATCGATCGCTCATCGTGATCGAGCATGACATGGAGTTCGTCAAGAACATCGCGCACAAGGTCACGGTGCTGCACCAGGGCCGTGTGCTGGCCGAGGGCAGCATGGACAAGGTGCAGTCCGATCCGCGCGTGGTTGAAGTCTATCTCGGCCACTGA
- the urtC gene encoding urea ABC transporter permease subunit UrtC has protein sequence MQKFFRNVVGGREGLAGLAILALLLFVVFPLSLDVFRLNLIGKYLSYAFVALGLVLCWGYGGILSLGQGVFFGLGGYCMAMFLKLEASTPEATKIQSTPGIPDFMDWNQLTSLPWFWVPFKSFWFTLMAVPVLPCLLALILGVAMFKRRVGDTYFAIVTQAVALILSVLIIGQQGWTGGVNGITDLKTLLGWDIRTDSARLTLYFVCGVLLFACILFGRYLLSSKLGKLLMAMRDKEERVRFSGYDVASFKVFVFCVAAVFSAIGGAMFTLQVGFMSPSFVGIVPSIEMVIFAAVGGRLSLLGAVYGTLLVNFGKSYFSESFPQLWLFLMGGLFIAVVMAFPNGLAGLYHQYTHKRLARKASRRQADGATEAA, from the coding sequence ATGCAGAAATTCTTTCGCAATGTCGTGGGGGGGCGCGAAGGGCTGGCCGGGCTGGCGATCCTGGCGCTGCTGCTCTTCGTGGTGTTTCCGCTCAGCCTGGACGTCTTCCGGCTCAACCTCATCGGCAAGTATCTTTCCTATGCGTTTGTGGCGCTGGGCCTGGTGCTGTGCTGGGGCTATGGCGGCATCCTGAGCCTGGGCCAGGGCGTGTTTTTCGGCCTGGGCGGCTATTGCATGGCCATGTTCCTGAAGCTGGAAGCCTCGACGCCAGAGGCCACCAAGATCCAGTCCACGCCCGGCATCCCGGACTTCATGGACTGGAACCAGCTGACCTCGCTACCCTGGTTCTGGGTGCCCTTCAAAAGCTTCTGGTTCACGTTGATGGCGGTGCCGGTGCTGCCCTGCCTGCTGGCGCTGATCCTGGGCGTGGCCATGTTCAAGCGCCGCGTGGGCGACACCTATTTCGCCATCGTGACCCAGGCCGTGGCCCTGATTCTGTCGGTGCTCATCATCGGCCAGCAAGGCTGGACCGGCGGGGTCAATGGCATCACCGACCTGAAGACGCTGCTGGGCTGGGATATCCGCACGGACAGCGCCCGGCTGACGCTGTACTTCGTCTGCGGCGTGCTGCTCTTTGCCTGCATCCTGTTCGGCCGCTACTTGCTCTCATCCAAACTGGGCAAACTCTTGATGGCCATGCGCGACAAAGAGGAACGCGTGCGCTTCTCGGGCTATGACGTCGCCAGCTTCAAGGTGTTTGTCTTCTGCGTGGCCGCCGTGTTCTCCGCGATAGGGGGCGCCATGTTCACCTTGCAGGTCGGCTTCATGTCGCCCTCCTTCGTGGGCATCGTGCCGTCCATTGAAATGGTCATCTTCGCCGCGGTGGGCGGGCGCCTGTCGTTGCTGGGCGCGGTCTACGGCACGCTGCTGGTCAACTTCGGCAAAAGCTATTTCTCCGAGAGTTTCCCGCAGCTCTGGCTGTTCCTGATGGGCGGCCTGTTCATTGCCGTCGTCATGGCGTTCCCCAACGGGCTGGCCGGCCTGTACCACCAATACACCCACAAGCGCCTGGCGCGCAAAGCGTCGCGCCGGCAGGCGGATGGCGCCACGGAGGCAGCATGA
- the urtB gene encoding urea ABC transporter permease subunit UrtB has translation MESFSDLGAILLMQGFNGLSVFSVLLLMALGLAIIFGQMGVINMAHGEFLAVGAYCTYLCSELVQQYAPGLMPAYFFVAIVFAFAVTFSLGWVVEWLMIRHLYRRPLDTLLATWGLSLVLQQTLRTLFGPREVSPTLPDWLMGSWQPLDGVDIPINGLFVMSISIVLTGALLLALYRSTWGLHVRATVQNRAMSGAVGIDTKRVDRVTFSLGCGIAGIAGAAFTTIGSTGPTSGSLYIVDTFLTVVFGGAASLFGTIASAFVIAQTQSISEFFMTGSMAKVLTLSAIVIILMLRPQGLFSIKVRK, from the coding sequence ATGGAATCCTTTTCCGATCTCGGGGCCATCCTGCTGATGCAGGGCTTCAACGGTCTGTCGGTCTTCAGCGTGCTTTTGCTGATGGCCCTGGGCCTGGCGATCATCTTTGGCCAGATGGGCGTCATCAACATGGCCCATGGCGAGTTCCTGGCGGTGGGCGCCTATTGCACCTATCTCTGTTCCGAACTGGTCCAGCAGTACGCGCCCGGCCTGATGCCGGCCTACTTCTTCGTCGCCATCGTGTTTGCCTTTGCCGTGACCTTCAGCCTGGGCTGGGTGGTCGAGTGGCTGATGATCCGCCATCTCTACCGCCGGCCGCTGGACACGCTGCTGGCGACCTGGGGCCTGTCGCTGGTGCTGCAGCAAACGCTGCGCACGCTGTTCGGCCCGCGCGAAGTCAGCCCCACGCTGCCCGACTGGCTGATGGGGTCCTGGCAACCGCTGGACGGCGTGGACATCCCCATCAACGGCCTGTTCGTCATGTCCATCAGCATCGTGCTGACCGGCGCGCTGCTTCTGGCGTTGTACCGCTCGACCTGGGGCCTGCACGTGCGCGCCACGGTGCAGAACCGCGCCATGAGCGGCGCGGTCGGCATCGATACGAAGCGCGTGGACCGCGTGACGTTCTCGCTGGGCTGCGGGATCGCCGGCATTGCCGGGGCGGCCTTCACGACCATCGGATCCACCGGCCCGACCAGCGGTTCGCTCTACATCGTCGACACCTTCCTGACCGTGGTGTTTGGCGGTGCGGCCAGCCTGTTCGGCACCATCGCATCGGCCTTCGTCATCGCGCAGACGCAATCGATCTCGGAGTTCTTCATGACGGGGTCGATGGCAAAGGTGCTGACCCTGTCGGCCATCGTGATCATTCTGATGCTGCGCCCGCAAGGCCTGTTCAGCATCAAGGTACGCAAGTAG